The following is a genomic window from Gemmatimonadales bacterium.
CGCGCCGCCGGGGAGGGCGCGCTCGCAGCCGAAGGCGTGACGGCGCACTTCGGGACGCCGGGGGGCGTGCTCCCGCAGGTAAGCCAAGAGCCAGGCGGTTTGCCGCCTGCGGGCCAGGGGTGACCGGCAGCGCTCGGACTGCAGCGATGACGCCGCCCTCGTCGCCGAGGTCCACGCGGCCCACGGTACCCACACTCCCAGCACACATCGCCGCGCCAACAAAAGCAACCTCGCCAGGCTTCAGGACAGGCGCACGAGCTGAGGCAGGTGGTCGAAATGCCGGTCGCGGGCGTACAGCGCCAGATCGTGCTGGAGGACCAGGGCTGCGTTCCACATATCGTTGGTCGGAATCGGCGTCCCCTGCTGGCGGAGTTGGCGGTAGACCGACGCGTAGTGGTGAGTGGTCTGCTCGTCCGCAAAGAGAATCGAGACGCCCTGCCTCATCAGGAAGCGTCCCAGAGTTCGCTGGTTCGCCGGTCCCTGCGAACCCACGACAAAGCCCGCTCGAAGCTCGGCCAGAACGGCGAAGGGAACGAACACCGCCTCGGCTGTCTCAAGCGTCGCTGCGGCGCCCGCCACGCCCTTGCAGAAATCGACGTAGCGGTTGGGGTCGAGCGCCAGTCTCACCGCCAGAGCGACTCGTCCACCTGATGCAGGGCGGCCAGGGCCGTTTCGAACTCGGGGTCGTCGCGCCAGGTTCCC
Proteins encoded in this region:
- a CDS encoding type II toxin-antitoxin system VapC family toxin, whose protein sequence is MRLALDPNRYVDFCKGVAGAAATLETAEAVFVPFAVLAELRAGFVVGSQGPANQRTLGRFLMRQGVSILFADEQTTHHYASVYRQLRQQGTPIPTNDMWNAALVLQHDLALYARDRHFDHLPQLVRLS